The Longimicrobium sp. genome contains a region encoding:
- a CDS encoding amino acid adenylation domain-containing protein, whose amino-acid sequence MNRKNVEDLYPLSPLQQGMLFHTLYSPGSGAYLEQISMRLRGAVDTDAFRRAWQAVVDRHPVLRTGFVWEGVPQPLQVVFRQAELPFTHQDWRALPPAGQERRFAAEMEMERARGFDLARAPLVRVRLYRTADDEHRFVLASHHMLLDGWSLPLVLGEFGALYHGFVRGAKVALPARRPFRDYIAWLRGQDAGAAEAFWRARLAGFASPTPLPLDRAPHRAGAPAEAHAQEQAHLPPELASALDSVARHLRVTASGVMQCAWAAVLAAYAGERDVVFGATVSGRPAELPGVEEMVGMFINTVPVRIRLPRAGSVGDWIQAAHREQAEARLYEHAPLAEVRTWSPVPAESGLFETLLVYENYPLDALGGGAEGADDGAFEIVEGHSPERTNYPLSLVAAPSPESFRVTATYDPGRLDAESVRAVLGGLRNVLERIAEDASRPIADLTPLDAAEARRITRDLDGDVPENPRGDTVHALFEAAAARTPDAVALAHGGERIAYAELNARANRLARRLRALGVTAETPVGVCLARTPDLVAALLAVLKAGGAYIPLDPAYPSDRLGWMLGDAGAPLVIAQRGTAAAIAGTAARVLLLDDEREAIGRESEDDPEPVTTAGNLAWILYTSGSTGRPKGVQIEHRSAAAFLHWMRKWVPEEEMGGILFSTSISFDVSVAEIFFALAWGGRAVMVENALSLAEPGAGAGVRRASMVPAAAAELAQTGRIPPTVRTFALAGEPLPPAVAEALYALPHVHRVENLYGPTEDTTYSCAWLVPRGAGEMRIGRPIAGSRAYVLDDLLRPVPIGARGELYLAGDGLARGYRARPGMTAERFLPDPFGTAGTRMYRTGDLARWRGESAKVRECESNSPRDEAFAFPTRGGSTLTPADAGRADPVPPPVGFGGGTGEERARERAHEASEAHSSSSSDEPTLAPSHSRTFALEYLGRADFQVKVRGVRIEPGEIEAVLLAHPDVDEAVVIARPSESGDARLIAYVAGSNPPAAAEMKAHLRASLPETMVPAAFAALSALPRTPNGKVDRAALPDPDLPAGAEQFVEPSGLAEEALAEIWKDVLRRDRIGARDNFFELGGHSLMATQVVSRVRAAFQVELPLRTLFEHPTFSALAAAIEDLLLADIDAAEASTGAPAEAVASPSP is encoded by the coding sequence ATGAACCGCAAGAACGTCGAGGACCTCTACCCGCTCTCCCCGCTGCAGCAGGGAATGCTGTTCCACACGCTCTACTCGCCGGGGTCGGGCGCGTACCTGGAGCAGATCAGCATGCGCCTGCGCGGCGCGGTCGACACGGACGCGTTCCGCCGCGCGTGGCAGGCCGTGGTGGACCGCCACCCCGTGCTCCGCACCGGCTTCGTGTGGGAGGGCGTCCCGCAGCCGCTGCAGGTGGTCTTCCGCCAGGCCGAGCTCCCCTTCACGCACCAGGACTGGCGCGCGCTTCCGCCGGCCGGGCAGGAGCGGCGCTTCGCGGCGGAGATGGAGATGGAGCGCGCGCGCGGCTTCGACCTGGCGCGCGCGCCGCTCGTCCGCGTGCGCCTCTACCGCACGGCCGACGACGAGCACCGCTTCGTGCTGGCGTCGCACCACATGCTGCTGGACGGGTGGTCGCTCCCCCTGGTGCTGGGCGAGTTCGGCGCGCTCTACCACGGGTTCGTGCGTGGCGCAAAGGTGGCGCTCCCCGCGCGCCGGCCGTTCCGCGACTACATCGCCTGGCTGCGCGGGCAGGATGCGGGCGCCGCCGAGGCGTTCTGGCGCGCGCGGCTGGCTGGGTTCGCGTCGCCCACGCCGCTGCCGCTGGACCGTGCCCCGCACCGCGCCGGCGCTCCCGCCGAGGCGCACGCGCAGGAGCAGGCGCACCTCCCGCCGGAGCTGGCGTCCGCGCTGGATTCCGTCGCGCGCCACCTGCGCGTCACGGCCAGCGGGGTGATGCAGTGCGCATGGGCCGCCGTCCTGGCCGCGTACGCGGGCGAGCGCGACGTGGTCTTCGGCGCCACCGTCTCCGGCCGCCCGGCGGAGCTGCCGGGGGTGGAGGAGATGGTGGGGATGTTCATCAACACCGTCCCCGTCCGCATCCGCCTCCCCCGCGCCGGCAGCGTGGGCGACTGGATCCAGGCGGCGCACCGCGAGCAGGCCGAGGCGCGGCTGTACGAGCACGCGCCGCTGGCCGAGGTCCGCACCTGGAGCCCGGTTCCCGCCGAGAGCGGGCTTTTCGAGACGCTGCTGGTCTACGAGAACTATCCGCTCGACGCGCTCGGCGGCGGCGCGGAAGGGGCGGACGACGGGGCTTTCGAGATCGTAGAGGGGCACTCGCCGGAGCGGACCAACTACCCGCTCTCGCTCGTCGCCGCGCCCTCGCCCGAGTCGTTTCGCGTCACCGCTACGTACGATCCCGGGCGGCTGGACGCCGAGTCCGTGCGCGCTGTCCTCGGCGGCCTGCGCAACGTGCTGGAGCGGATCGCGGAAGATGCGTCGCGCCCCATCGCGGACCTCACGCCGCTGGATGCCGCGGAGGCGCGCCGCATCACCCGCGATCTCGACGGCGACGTGCCCGAGAATCCGCGCGGCGACACGGTGCACGCGCTGTTCGAGGCGGCCGCGGCGCGCACGCCGGACGCCGTCGCCCTCGCGCACGGCGGCGAGCGCATCGCGTACGCGGAGCTGAACGCGCGCGCCAACCGCCTGGCCCGCCGCCTCCGCGCCCTTGGCGTCACCGCTGAGACGCCCGTCGGCGTGTGCCTGGCGCGCACGCCGGACCTCGTCGCCGCCCTGCTCGCGGTGCTGAAGGCGGGCGGCGCCTACATCCCCCTCGACCCCGCCTATCCCTCCGACCGGCTGGGGTGGATGCTGGGGGATGCGGGCGCCCCGCTCGTCATCGCCCAGCGCGGCACCGCCGCCGCCATCGCCGGGACGGCCGCGCGCGTGCTGTTGCTGGATGACGAGCGGGAGGCGATCGGCCGCGAATCGGAAGACGATCCGGAGCCCGTCACGACGGCCGGGAACCTGGCGTGGATCCTCTACACGTCGGGCTCGACGGGGCGGCCGAAGGGGGTGCAGATCGAGCACCGCAGCGCCGCCGCCTTCCTGCACTGGATGCGCAAGTGGGTGCCGGAGGAGGAGATGGGCGGAATCCTCTTCTCCACCTCCATCTCCTTCGACGTCTCCGTCGCGGAGATCTTTTTCGCGCTGGCGTGGGGCGGCAGGGCGGTGATGGTCGAGAACGCGCTCTCGCTCGCGGAGCCGGGCGCCGGCGCGGGCGTCCGCCGCGCGAGCATGGTTCCCGCCGCAGCCGCGGAGCTGGCACAAACGGGCCGCATCCCCCCGACCGTCCGCACCTTCGCGCTCGCCGGCGAGCCGCTGCCGCCTGCCGTCGCCGAGGCGCTGTACGCGCTCCCGCACGTCCACCGCGTGGAGAACCTGTACGGTCCGACGGAGGATACGACGTACTCGTGCGCGTGGCTCGTCCCGCGCGGGGCGGGGGAGATGCGGATCGGGCGGCCGATCGCCGGGTCGCGCGCGTACGTGCTGGACGACCTGCTGCGCCCCGTCCCCATCGGCGCGCGCGGCGAGCTGTACCTGGCCGGAGACGGCCTCGCGCGCGGCTACCGCGCTCGCCCGGGAATGACGGCGGAGCGCTTCCTTCCCGATCCTTTCGGGACCGCCGGAACGCGGATGTACCGCACCGGCGACCTGGCGCGATGGAGGGGCGAAAGTGCGAAAGTGCGAGAGTGCGAAAGTAACTCACCGCGAGATGAGGCTTTCGCCTTTCCGACACGCGGTGGCTCGACGCTCACGCCAGCGGATGCAGGCCGCGCCGACCCCGTCCCTCCCCCAGTCGGTTTTGGGGGAGGGACAGGCGAGGAACGAGCCAGGGAGAGGGCCCACGAAGCGTCCGAAGCACACAGCAGTTCGTCGAGTGACGAACCCACTCTCGCACCTTCGCACTCTCGCACTTTCGCACTGGAGTACCTGGGCCGAGCCGACTTCCAGGTGAAGGTACGCGGCGTCCGCATCGAGCCGGGGGAGATCGAGGCCGTGCTGCTCGCGCATCCGGACGTGGACGAGGCTGTCGTCATCGCCCGCCCGTCGGAATCGGGAGACGCTCGGCTCATCGCCTACGTCGCCGGATCGAATCCTCCGGCCGCGGCGGAGATGAAGGCGCACCTCCGCGCGTCGCTGCCCGAGACGATGGTGCCGGCCGCCTTCGCCGCGCTTTCCGCGCTGCCGCGCACGCCCAACGGCAAGGTGGACCGCGCCGCCCTTCCCGATCCCGATCTCCCCGCCGGGGCGGAGCAGTTCGTGGAGCCGAGCGGGCTGGCCGAGGAGGCGCTGGCGGAGATCTGGAAGGACGTGCTGCGCCGCGACCGCATCGGCGCGCGCGACAACTTCTTCGAGCTGGGCGGGCACTCGCTGATGGCCACGCAGGTCGTGTCCCGCGTCCGCGCCGCCTTCCAGGTCGAGCTCCCGCTCCGCACCCTCTTCGAGCACCCCACCTTCTCCGCCCTCGCCGCCGCCATCGAGGACCTCCTCCTCGCCGACATCGACGCGGCGGAGGCATCGACCGGCGCTCCCGCGGAGGCCGTGGCATCACCGTCGCCGTAG